ATCCACAGAATCCATCCAACTCAACAGGCCGCTTGCTGTCGACGGCATGAGTTGATCGCTCAACTGAGCCATGGGTTCCTGATTGGAGTCGCCTGATTCAAGGCCGCTCTGAGACTCCTGGGAGGACTCGACCTGATCCAGTGATTCACCGGCCATAACGAACAGCGAGCGCAGAATCTCCAGCTCAGACAGCTCAGACCCTGAATCAGGTGGGGTCAGTGACTGAGGGTCCGTCGCTTCGGAACGATCAAGCTGATCCTCTGCGGCAGAGGGCGGATCATTCGGCAGCAGACCCTCCAGAAGATCGGGACGTTCCAGCGGCAAATCGAGTCCCAGCTCAATACCCGGAGACGGTGCGTCGACAACTGGTGTCTCGACGCTGCTGGAGGCGCGATCCGCAAGATTTCGGAATTGCTGCACTCGTGACCGTCGCTCTTCGTCCTGAAGACGTACGGCCAGTACGAGCAGCTGTTCAATCGTGATCATCGATGAAGCACGCTGAACGAGCGCATCAATGCGTTGCTGCAACACCTTCTGGTGGTCGGAGAGTGATGCGCGATGCAGAGGAGAAAGAGAGCAGAGAAGGTGGCGAATCGCCGCTTTGACGGCGGTGGGAAGGATCCAACGCACCAGTTCCAGATACCGGGCCTGCTCTCTGTAGAGATGCGGAGCTAGAGAATGACAGCGCTCTTCCAGACGTGCGAGCTGCACGCCTGGATCATGTGCGTGACGACTCCCAGGCGATCCTGTCAAGATCAGCCTTTCGACATTGAGGCGACTTCTGCAGCGAAGTCGGACTCCTCGATCTCAATGCCCTCACCAAGGGTGTAGCGGGTGAAGCGACGCACCTTGACGTTTTCACCAATCTTGCCTGCCGTCTGTTTCACGAGCTCCGCCACAGTGAGGGAGCTGTCCTTGATGAAGGGCTGTTCCATCAGGGCGAGTTCCTTGAGGCGCTTATTGATGCGACCCTCAACGATTTTCTCCTTCATCTGCTCGGGCTTGCCTTCAAGGTCATCACGACCCATTTCGATCGATTTCTCGCGCTCGCGGATCTCCGCAGGAATCTCATCCGTGGTGACGTATTCCACACCAGGACAGGCAGCGACCTGCATAGAGACGTCGCGCAGTAATTCCTGGAACATGTCCCCGCGTGCAACGAAATCGGTTTCGCAGTTGATTTCGATCAGCACACCGACACGGGCACCCGTGTGGATATAGCTGCCGATAGCACCCTCAGCGGCAGTGCGACCAGATTTCTTTTCAGCGCTGGCGATCCCTTTCTGACGCAGCCACTCAACGGCTTTGTCGGCATCACCATCGGTTGCTGCAAGAGCTTTCTTGCAATCCATCATTCCCGCGCCGGTCTTGTCGCGGAGTTCCTTAACGAGCTTGGCGGATACGGCAACAGCCATCGGATGTGTTGGTGGAGGACGTTGGGACAAAAAGATCCGCCTTCCCGCTCAGGCGGGAGGGCGGCGTGAACTTAGCGGCTAAAGCGACTCAACCTTGGTCGGCGCCACGCTGCTCGTTGGAACCATGACGACCTTCGTTGATGGCATCAGCAAGGCGGCTCAACACCAGCTGCACGGAACGCACAGCATCGTCATTGCAAGGAATCGGCACCTCGCAGAGATCGGGGTCGCAGTTGGTGTCAAGCATCGACACCAAAGGAATATCAAGTTTGCGAGCCTCAAGCACAGCATTGGTCTCGCGACGCTGGTCCACAAGGATCACCACATCGGGAAGTCGGCGCATGTTCTTCAGACCACCGAGGTACTTCTGAAGACGATCAAGCTCCCGGCGAAGTACAGCGGCTTCCTTCTTGGGGCGCATGGCGATCGCACCGCTGGACTCCATGCGCTCCAGATCTTTAAGGCGGTCGATCCGGGCCTTCATCGTGGTCCAGTTGGTGAGCATTCCACCCAGCCAACGCTGGTTGACGTAAGAAGCGCCACAACGAGCAGCTTCAAGTGCGATCACCTCGGAAGCCTGTTTCTTGGTTCCAACGAAGAGAAAACGTTTGCCGCTCCTAGCCGCAGTGCGTGTCCATTTGTAAGCGTTGTTCATGCAGACAGCGGTCTGCACGAGGTCGATGATGTGAACTCCGTTACGCGCGCAATAGATGTAGCGCGACATTTTGGGGTTCCAGCGACGGGTCTGGTGTCCGAAATGGGCACCAGCTTCCATCATCTCGGAGAGAGTGACGACTGCCATGGTTGTTAAGGGGTTTCGGGTTCGCCTCCACCTGTCAGGGATGGTGTGGTGAACCGTGGTTCAGATCACATCCAGCACCCGAAACAGACAGGTGTGCGGTTTGAAAGGACCCGCCAAACTTAACAAAGCACCGGCTCAGGACAGCCCTGCCTGACGCGCTTCTCGATACAAAGCCTCTACGCCGATACGGTTGAGCGGAAGTCTGAGCAGCTCAAGTGCCAGGGATGGTTGACCTAGGTGGATCAACCAGGCCAGCAAAGGTCGCAATGTGCGTTCGTTAAGTAGGCCCCCCAAGGTCAGCAGACCCCAGAGCAGGCGATGCATCCAGGTGAACTGGATGATCATTCGCACCCTGCGACTCGGATGCTTTCGATAGAACACAAGTCCCATTCGGGCGCGCTCACGCTCGACCCTGATGAGGTCGGGAATCTGAGCAAGGCGAAACGCGGGATGCCAGTGATAACCAACGGCTTCAGGACAGCGAACCAGCTCCACTCCCATCTGGCGGAGTCGTTCACCCAGTTCGAGGTCCTCCCAGCCATACAACCTGAATCCTGTGTCAAAAAGACCAGACCGTTCGAGAACCTGTCGATCGATCGCGACATTTCCAGTTGCGAAATAAGCCCAGGAGAGATCACGCAGCTTGTGACGCTCTCCTGTTGGATTCTCGAAATCAGCGGTGTTGATCACAGCGCCGTAGGTGAAGCAGAGACGATTGCCAGAACGCTGCCATTGCCTCCTCAGTGCTCGCGCATGACTGGCCAGGAAGGTCGGCGTCACGACGAGATCACTGTCGATGAAGACGATCACATCACCGCGAGCGTGATCCACACCCCGGTTGCGTCCCTCGGCAGGTCCGCCATGGCTTTGCTCAATCAAGCGAACCCTTGAAAAAGTCTCCGCAGACGATCGAAGCCAGTCAGGGGTGCCATCGGTGGATCCGTCATCCACCACAACAACCTCATAGTTTTCAATCTCGGAGCAGGCGTTCTGACATTCCAGAGAACGCAGACACTTCTCAAGGATGTCGCGTCGGTTGTAAGTAGGAATGACGACGCTGATGAACATCCGCCCGCATGGTGAGCCTTATTCAGTCAGCCTAAGGGCAAGAAAAAAGGGAGCTCAAGCCCCCTTTCTGAACGAACTGTTGGCAGACAGATCAGTCTGCAGCGCCACCGTTATTGGCAGTACCTGTCACACCGTTGCCAGCACCTTCACCGCGGCCATCGTTACGCATCTTGCGCTTCTTAAATTTGCGCGCATAGGCGCGATTGCGCTCCTGTTTTTCCTTCTTGAGGTTTCTGCGCTTGGCCATTCGGGAGTCCGGAACATCTTGGTGATCAGCCCAACTTACTCAATGGCCTGAAGCAAATGGCCATCCTCCATTTTCACCAGACGGTCAGCAACATCGAGAATGCGGGGATCATGGGTCACCATCAGCACGGAACAGGCTTGCTCACGAGCGAGGCGCTTGAGTAATTCAACGACTTCACGTCCGGTGCTGCTGTCGAGCGCTGCCGTTGGTTCATCGGCAAGTAGCAGCTGGGGCCTAGCGGCCAAAGCACGGGCAATGGCCACTCGCTGTTTCTGACCACCAGAAAGATCTTGAGGAAGCTTGCTGAAGTGATCCTCCAGTCCCACGGCCCTGAGCCACTCCCTGGCCTGATCACGACGACCGCGGTAGCTG
Above is a window of Synechococcus sp. BIOS-U3-1 DNA encoding:
- the tsf gene encoding translation elongation factor Ts; amino-acid sequence: MAVAVSAKLVKELRDKTGAGMMDCKKALAATDGDADKAVEWLRQKGIASAEKKSGRTAAEGAIGSYIHTGARVGVLIEINCETDFVARGDMFQELLRDVSMQVAACPGVEYVTTDEIPAEIREREKSIEMGRDDLEGKPEQMKEKIVEGRINKRLKELALMEQPFIKDSSLTVAELVKQTAGKIGENVKVRRFTRYTLGEGIEIEESDFAAEVASMSKG
- the rpsB gene encoding 30S ribosomal protein S2, with amino-acid sequence MAVVTLSEMMEAGAHFGHQTRRWNPKMSRYIYCARNGVHIIDLVQTAVCMNNAYKWTRTAARSGKRFLFVGTKKQASEVIALEAARCGASYVNQRWLGGMLTNWTTMKARIDRLKDLERMESSGAIAMRPKKEAAVLRRELDRLQKYLGGLKNMRRLPDVVILVDQRRETNAVLEARKLDIPLVSMLDTNCDPDLCEVPIPCNDDAVRSVQLVLSRLADAINEGRHGSNEQRGADQG
- a CDS encoding glycosyltransferase family 2 protein is translated as MFISVVIPTYNRRDILEKCLRSLECQNACSEIENYEVVVVDDGSTDGTPDWLRSSAETFSRVRLIEQSHGGPAEGRNRGVDHARGDVIVFIDSDLVVTPTFLASHARALRRQWQRSGNRLCFTYGAVINTADFENPTGERHKLRDLSWAYFATGNVAIDRQVLERSGLFDTGFRLYGWEDLELGERLRQMGVELVRCPEAVGYHWHPAFRLAQIPDLIRVERERARMGLVFYRKHPSRRVRMIIQFTWMHRLLWGLLTLGGLLNERTLRPLLAWLIHLGQPSLALELLRLPLNRIGVEALYREARQAGLS